From one Rhodamnia argentea isolate NSW1041297 chromosome 1, ASM2092103v1, whole genome shotgun sequence genomic stretch:
- the LOC115757207 gene encoding uncharacterized protein LOC115757207: protein MGRQTQEQAAVITQAVAAAVHGVNVNQGNDNENRQMHRLVEQFLKLKPAKFTTKGDSEVGPCWIEDLEKAFEVLGCTEEEKVTLARYRLRDTAGDWWKGTKGRVFPKGTVPKWTVFAEVFNGKYFSETTQEQKMLEFQQLRQNRMNIDRFKAEFSKLPKYAPRIVENPPDRARRFRDGLRQELCN, encoded by the coding sequence ATGGGTAGGCAGACTCAAGAACAAGCTGCCGTTATTACCCAAGCCGTTGCTGCTGCTGTCCATGGAGTAAACGTGAACCAAGGGAATGACAATGAAAATAGACAGATGCATCGGTTAGTAGAAcagttcttgaagttgaaacCGGCTAAGTTCACTACGAAAGGTGATTCAGAAGTTGGTCCTTGTTGGATAGAGGATTTGGAAAAAGCGTTTGAGGTTTTGGGGTGCacggaagaggaaaaagtgacCCTAGCAAGGTATCGGTTGCGGGATACTGccggtgattggtggaagggcaccaaaggaagagtttttcctAAGGGTACGGTTCCGAAGTGGACCGTCTTCGCCGAAGTCTTCAATGGGAAGTATTTCTCCGAGACTACTCAAGAGCAGAAGATGTTGGAGTTTCAGCAACTCCGTCAGAACCGGATGAATATTGATCGGTTTAAGGCTGAATTCTCAAAACTGCCAAAGTATGCACCAAGGATAGTGGAGAATCCTCCGGACAGAGCGAGAAGGTTCCGGGACGGATTGAGGCAGGAGCTTTGTAATTAG